One stretch of Rathayibacter festucae DSM 15932 DNA includes these proteins:
- a CDS encoding ROK family protein, whose product MTPQLAIAVDVGGTKIEAALVRADGVLVPGSRSRRPTGPALTPAEFGAAVEGCVVEALAAAGAGSVVGAGIGSAGPLDLAEGRIRPKNLPLLHGFALRAVVERLLPGRPVALRLDGTCIALAEHWVGANRGAASSVSLVVSTGVGGGIVLDGRAVAGRSGNAGHIGQIHVGDEDPEEGSDGTLESIASGPSSVAWARRRGFAGTTGEELGRAAAAGDPVALAAVARSAAAVGTAIADVATLLDVRDFAVGGGFSAVTASYLDLVREAACERAVFDYARGLSIRASGLGGAGPLIGAAALVHLPGLLGGSAERVGLDGSAPGGGEGLDTPASGGLLDQHAGPAGELHADRAAGAAGVSRYPRTHSRPGSR is encoded by the coding sequence ATGACCCCGCAGCTCGCGATCGCCGTCGACGTCGGCGGCACCAAGATCGAGGCGGCGCTCGTGCGCGCCGACGGAGTGCTCGTGCCGGGCTCGCGCAGCCGGCGGCCGACCGGGCCGGCGCTGACCCCGGCGGAGTTCGGCGCGGCCGTGGAGGGGTGCGTCGTGGAGGCGCTCGCCGCTGCGGGTGCGGGCTCGGTCGTCGGCGCGGGGATCGGCTCCGCCGGCCCGCTCGACCTCGCCGAGGGGCGCATCCGGCCGAAGAACCTGCCGCTGCTGCACGGGTTCGCCCTGCGCGCGGTCGTCGAGCGGCTGCTGCCCGGCCGGCCGGTCGCGCTGCGGCTCGACGGCACCTGCATCGCGCTCGCCGAGCACTGGGTGGGCGCCAACCGCGGCGCCGCGTCCTCGGTGAGCCTGGTGGTGTCGACGGGAGTCGGCGGCGGGATCGTGCTCGACGGCCGCGCGGTCGCGGGCCGCTCCGGCAACGCCGGGCACATCGGGCAGATCCACGTCGGCGACGAGGACCCGGAGGAGGGGAGCGACGGCACGCTGGAGAGCATCGCCTCCGGACCGAGCAGCGTCGCCTGGGCGCGGCGCCGCGGCTTCGCGGGGACGACCGGCGAGGAGCTGGGGCGGGCGGCCGCGGCCGGCGACCCGGTGGCGCTCGCCGCGGTGGCGCGCTCGGCGGCGGCGGTCGGCACGGCGATCGCCGACGTGGCGACGCTGCTCGACGTCCGCGACTTCGCCGTCGGCGGCGGCTTCTCGGCGGTGACGGCGTCGTACCTCGACCTCGTGCGCGAGGCGGCGTGCGAGCGCGCGGTCTTCGACTACGCCCGCGGGCTGTCGATCCGCGCCTCCGGCCTCGGCGGCGCCGGCCCGCTGATCGGCGCGGCGGCCCTCGTGCACCTGCCGGGCCTGCTCGGCGGCTCCGCTGAGCGGGTGGGTCTCGACGGGTCGGCGCCGGGCGGGGGCGAGGGTCTCGATACGCCCGCCTCCGGCGGCCTACTCGACCAGCATGCAGGGCCCGCCGGCGAGCTCCATGCTGATCGAGCAGCCGGCGCAGCCGGCGTCTCGAGATACCCCCGCACGCACTCCCGGCCCGGCTCCCGGTGA
- a CDS encoding ABC transporter ATP-binding protein: protein MTAAPAIDPEHPLRSALRPSRGRLVVAALAFAVKDSPLWILPLVTAAVVDALVAGDPPEALLAPAAAGAATIAVNIAANGVFVRLFSSSVRSMGARLREALAVRLQLLSFGYHSRGSASVVQTKIVRDVENLELMLQQAFGPLLNALVILVGAGVATAVRVPQFLPVLALTLPLAAGLILWLRSRTAASNETFRLDVETMSSAVGEMSSLQEVTRAHGLEQVSVRRVVEAAHRVERAGTRLDRLNGRFGALSWSSYQVITLGSLFAAAWASATGALPITVGEVVLLSSYFALLTGAITGAFQTAPLITRGLASQRSITGVLTDPDVEWNEGRAVVDALEGSLAFEDVSFSYGERPVLSDVSLRVAAGETVALVGASGSGKSTLTRLALGFLRPSAGRVLLDGRDIATLDMRTVRRFVSVVPQESVLFRGSIRDNILYGAAEPAPGESGDDRLEAALRAANAGFVLELPDGWDTTVGERGAQLSGGQRQRLAIARALIRDPRLLILDEATAALDPRAEAEVRGALERLRAGRTTLIVAHRLSTVRSADRIVVLDAGRVLEQGTHEELLAAGGRYARMTAAS, encoded by the coding sequence GTGACCGCCGCCCCCGCGATCGACCCCGAGCACCCGCTCCGCTCGGCCCTCCGCCCCTCGCGCGGCCGCCTGGTCGTCGCCGCGCTCGCGTTCGCGGTCAAGGACAGCCCGCTGTGGATCCTCCCGCTCGTGACCGCGGCCGTCGTCGACGCCCTCGTCGCCGGCGACCCGCCCGAGGCGCTCCTCGCTCCCGCCGCCGCGGGCGCAGCGACGATCGCCGTCAACATCGCCGCGAACGGCGTCTTCGTGCGGCTGTTCTCCTCCTCCGTGCGCTCGATGGGCGCCCGGCTGCGCGAGGCGCTGGCGGTGCGGCTGCAGCTGCTGTCGTTCGGCTACCACTCCCGCGGCAGCGCGTCGGTGGTCCAGACCAAGATCGTGCGCGACGTGGAGAACCTGGAGCTGATGCTGCAGCAGGCGTTCGGCCCGCTGCTCAACGCGCTGGTGATCCTCGTCGGCGCCGGCGTCGCGACGGCGGTGCGGGTGCCCCAGTTCCTGCCCGTGCTGGCGCTGACCCTGCCGCTCGCCGCCGGGTTGATCCTCTGGCTGCGCTCGCGCACCGCCGCGAGCAACGAGACCTTCCGCCTCGACGTCGAGACCATGTCCTCGGCCGTCGGCGAGATGTCCTCGCTCCAGGAGGTCACCCGTGCGCACGGACTGGAGCAGGTCTCCGTGCGGCGGGTCGTCGAGGCCGCGCACCGGGTCGAGCGGGCGGGCACCCGGCTCGACCGGCTGAACGGGCGCTTCGGCGCGCTGTCCTGGAGCAGCTACCAGGTGATCACCCTGGGCTCGCTCTTCGCCGCGGCGTGGGCGAGCGCGACCGGCGCCCTCCCGATCACCGTCGGCGAGGTGGTGCTGCTCAGCTCGTACTTCGCCCTGCTGACCGGGGCGATCACCGGCGCCTTCCAGACCGCGCCCCTGATCACCCGCGGCCTCGCCTCGCAGCGCTCGATCACCGGCGTCCTCACCGACCCGGACGTGGAGTGGAACGAGGGCCGCGCCGTCGTCGACGCGCTGGAGGGGAGCCTCGCCTTCGAGGACGTCTCCTTCTCCTACGGCGAGCGGCCGGTGCTGTCGGACGTGAGCCTGCGCGTCGCCGCGGGCGAGACGGTGGCGCTCGTCGGCGCCTCCGGCTCGGGGAAGTCGACGCTGACCCGGCTCGCGCTGGGCTTCCTGCGCCCCTCGGCGGGCCGGGTCCTGCTCGACGGCCGCGACATCGCGACCCTCGACATGCGCACGGTGCGGCGCTTCGTCTCGGTGGTGCCGCAGGAGTCCGTGCTGTTCCGCGGGAGCATCCGCGACAACATCCTCTACGGCGCCGCGGAGCCCGCCCCCGGGGAGTCGGGCGACGACCGGCTCGAGGCGGCGCTGCGGGCGGCGAACGCCGGCTTCGTCCTGGAGCTCCCGGACGGCTGGGACACGACCGTCGGCGAGCGCGGCGCGCAGCTCTCCGGCGGCCAGCGCCAGCGGCTCGCCATCGCCCGCGCGCTGATCCGCGACCCGCGGCTGCTGATCCTCGACGAGGCGACCGCCGCCCTCGACCCGCGCGCCGAGGCCGAGGTGCGCGGCGCCCTCGAGCGGCTGCGCGCCGGCCGGACGACCCTGATCGTCGCGCACCGCCTGAGCACCGTCCGCTCGGCCGACCGCATCGTCGTCCTCGACGCCGGCCGCGTCCTCGAGCAGGGCACCCACGAGGAGCTGCTGGCCGCCGGCGGCCGCTACGCCCGCATGACGGCGGCGTCCTGA
- the arr gene encoding NAD(+)--rifampin ADP-ribosyltransferase, which translates to MSAPDESGPFFHGTKADLRVGDLLVAGRRSNYRPEIVMNHVYFTALPDGAGLAAELAPGDAEPRVYEVEPTGSFEDDPNVTNKKFPGNPTRSYRSVEPLRVVREVHDWTRLTPEALRAWRTRLAELRDDPRSEILN; encoded by the coding sequence ATGAGTGCTCCGGACGAGAGCGGGCCGTTCTTCCACGGGACGAAGGCGGATCTGCGGGTCGGCGACCTGCTGGTGGCGGGGCGGCGGTCCAACTACCGGCCCGAGATCGTGATGAACCACGTGTACTTCACGGCGCTGCCGGACGGCGCGGGGCTCGCGGCGGAGCTCGCGCCCGGCGACGCGGAGCCGCGCGTCTATGAGGTGGAGCCGACCGGGTCGTTCGAGGACGACCCGAACGTCACGAACAAGAAGTTCCCCGGGAATCCGACGCGCTCGTACCGCAGCGTCGAGCCGCTCCGCGTCGTCCGCGAGGTGCACGACTGGACGCGGCTGACTCCGGAGGCGCTGCGGGCGTGGCGGACGCGCCTCGCCGAGCTCCGCGACGACCCGCGCTCCGAGATCCTGAACTGA
- a CDS encoding glycosyl hydrolase, producing MTRRGVTTRASRARRGPLRRTLLAAALGAALLAPLVTPSPDAAQAFPAKSKAAVLQYLQSITGTSIVSGQHNKEPASSPAQYTQQVKDITGQYPGLWGGDLFFTAADAANRQRVVDQAKTEWANGSLVTLAWHACPPTGPSTCAFDGGVKSRITDAQFQQIVTGGTALNTTWKQRMSEVVPYLRQLKDAGVPVLFRPFHEMNETWNWWGGRSGANGGAKIYQQMRDYFDSQGLTNLIWVWNVQDNPAGGWAGYYPGANYVDVVSLDVWYKGFPSSGDYQQLQSIAGSKPIAIAEMGKVPDASLLQSQTRWSYFMIWSEQLRGSNTNAAIQSAYFHPRVLNQGELTLP from the coding sequence ATGACTCGACGAGGAGTCACCACCCGCGCATCCCGCGCCCGCCGCGGCCCGCTGCGCCGCACCCTCCTGGCCGCCGCGCTCGGGGCCGCGCTGCTCGCACCGCTGGTCACGCCGTCGCCCGACGCGGCGCAGGCGTTCCCGGCGAAGTCGAAGGCCGCCGTCCTGCAGTACCTGCAGTCGATCACCGGGACGAGCATCGTCTCGGGCCAGCACAACAAGGAGCCCGCGAGCTCCCCCGCCCAGTACACGCAGCAGGTGAAGGACATCACCGGGCAGTACCCGGGGCTGTGGGGCGGCGACCTGTTCTTCACCGCCGCCGACGCCGCGAACCGCCAGCGCGTCGTCGACCAGGCGAAGACGGAGTGGGCCAACGGCTCGCTGGTGACCCTCGCCTGGCACGCGTGCCCGCCGACCGGGCCGAGCACCTGCGCGTTCGACGGCGGCGTGAAGAGCCGCATCACGGACGCGCAGTTCCAGCAGATCGTCACCGGCGGCACGGCGCTCAACACGACCTGGAAGCAGCGGATGAGCGAGGTCGTGCCGTACCTGCGGCAGCTGAAGGACGCCGGCGTGCCCGTGCTCTTCCGGCCGTTCCACGAGATGAACGAGACCTGGAACTGGTGGGGCGGCCGCTCCGGCGCGAACGGCGGCGCGAAGATCTACCAGCAGATGCGCGACTACTTCGACTCGCAGGGCCTGACCAACCTGATCTGGGTCTGGAACGTGCAGGACAACCCCGCGGGCGGCTGGGCGGGCTACTACCCGGGCGCGAACTACGTCGACGTCGTGTCGCTGGACGTCTGGTACAAGGGCTTCCCGAGCTCCGGCGACTACCAGCAGCTGCAGTCGATCGCCGGCTCCAAGCCGATCGCGATCGCCGAGATGGGGAAGGTGCCGGACGCGTCGCTGCTGCAGAGCCAGACGCGCTGGTCGTACTTCATGATCTGGTCGGAGCAGCTGCGCGGCAGCAACACGAACGCCGCCATCCAGAGCGCCTACTTCCACCCCCGCGTCCTCAACCAGGGCGAGCTCACGCTCCCCTGA
- a CDS encoding S-(hydroxymethyl)mycothiol dehydrogenase, producing MPTTVSGVIARSKGAPVELVDIVVPDPGPGEAVVDIETCGVCHTDYHYREGGISDDFPFLLGHEAAGRVSAIGEGVTHVAVGDFVVLNWRAVCGECRACVRAEPWYCFNTFNASQKMTLTDGTELSPALGIGAFAEKTLVHAKQCTKVDPAADPAAVGLLGCGIMAGLGAAMNTGNVTRGDSVAVIGCGGVGTAAVVGAKLAGASTIIAIDRDPKKLIKAEELGATHAIDSSGLDEAGVVAAVQALTDGFGADVVIDAVGRPETWRQAFYARDLAGTVVLVGVPTPEMTLEIPLLDVFGRGGSLKSSWYGDCLPERDFPMLTDLYLQGRLPLDEFVTERIGIRDIEQAFTTMAGGDVLRSVVVL from the coding sequence ATGCCCACCACTGTGAGCGGCGTCATCGCCCGGTCGAAGGGGGCTCCCGTCGAGCTCGTCGACATCGTCGTCCCCGATCCCGGACCCGGCGAGGCCGTCGTCGACATCGAGACCTGCGGTGTCTGCCACACCGACTACCACTACCGCGAGGGCGGGATCAGCGACGACTTCCCGTTCCTGCTCGGCCACGAGGCCGCGGGCCGGGTCAGCGCGATCGGCGAGGGCGTCACCCACGTCGCGGTCGGCGACTTCGTCGTGCTCAACTGGCGCGCCGTCTGCGGCGAGTGCCGCGCCTGCGTCCGCGCGGAGCCCTGGTACTGCTTCAACACCTTCAACGCCTCGCAGAAGATGACCCTCACGGACGGCACCGAGCTCAGCCCGGCGCTGGGCATCGGCGCCTTCGCCGAGAAGACGCTCGTGCACGCCAAGCAGTGCACGAAGGTCGACCCGGCCGCCGACCCCGCCGCCGTCGGCCTGCTGGGCTGCGGCATCATGGCGGGCCTCGGCGCCGCGATGAACACCGGCAACGTCACCCGCGGCGACTCCGTGGCCGTCATCGGCTGCGGCGGAGTCGGCACCGCGGCGGTCGTCGGCGCGAAGCTGGCCGGCGCGAGCACGATCATCGCGATCGACCGCGACCCGAAGAAGCTGATCAAGGCCGAGGAGCTCGGCGCCACCCACGCGATCGACTCGAGCGGACTCGACGAGGCCGGCGTGGTCGCCGCCGTGCAGGCGCTGACCGACGGCTTCGGCGCCGACGTCGTGATCGACGCGGTCGGCCGCCCCGAGACCTGGCGCCAGGCGTTCTACGCCCGCGACCTGGCCGGCACCGTCGTGCTCGTCGGCGTGCCGACGCCCGAGATGACGCTCGAGATACCGCTGCTCGACGTCTTCGGGCGCGGTGGCTCGCTGAAGTCGAGCTGGTACGGCGACTGCCTGCCCGAGCGCGACTTCCCGATGCTCACCGACCTGTATCTGCAGGGCCGCCTGCCGCTCGACGAGTTCGTCACCGAGCGGATCGGCATCCGCGACATCGAGCAGGCCTTCACCACGATGGCCGGCGGCGACGTGCTCCGCTCGGTGGTGGTGCTCTGA
- a CDS encoding MBL fold metallo-hydrolase, giving the protein MAARIDHLVTSGTFALDGGTWDVDNNVWIVGDDSECVVIDAAHDAEAILAAVGDRTLRAVLLTHAHTDHIDAVAALLSAVDVPVLLHEGDRVLWDAFYPDSAPSGALEDGQVITVGGTELEVRHTPGHTPGAVCFVADELGTVFTGDTLFQGGPGATGRSYSSFPTIIDSITDRLLTLPDDTVVRTGHGPTTTIGMEKPDREAWIARGH; this is encoded by the coding sequence ATGGCCGCCCGCATCGACCACCTCGTCACCAGCGGCACCTTCGCCCTCGACGGCGGCACCTGGGACGTGGACAACAACGTCTGGATCGTCGGCGACGACTCCGAGTGCGTCGTCATCGACGCGGCGCACGACGCGGAGGCGATCCTCGCGGCCGTCGGCGACCGCACGCTTCGCGCGGTGCTGCTCACCCACGCGCACACCGACCACATCGACGCGGTCGCCGCGCTGCTGTCGGCCGTCGACGTGCCGGTGCTGCTGCACGAGGGGGACCGCGTGCTCTGGGACGCGTTCTACCCCGACTCCGCGCCGAGCGGTGCGCTCGAGGACGGCCAGGTGATCACCGTCGGCGGCACCGAGCTCGAGGTGCGGCACACGCCCGGCCACACGCCCGGCGCCGTCTGCTTCGTCGCGGACGAGCTGGGCACCGTCTTCACCGGGGACACGCTCTTCCAGGGCGGACCGGGCGCGACCGGCCGCTCCTACAGCTCCTTCCCGACGATCATCGACTCGATCACCGACCGGCTGCTGACCCTGCCGGACGACACGGTCGTCCGCACGGGGCACGGCCCCACGACCACGATCGGCATGGAGAAGCCCGACCGCGAGGCGTGGATCGCCCGCGGGCACTGA
- the pnuC gene encoding nicotinamide riboside transporter PnuC: MQIVDWLFDAQIVIGDQTVLWREVIGNVFGLLSALGGMRRKVWAWPVGLVGNALLFTVFMGALFDTPNPVNLLGQAGRQIMFIIVSIYGWYRWTHRPSDATTLISPRWASWRTRGLLVLGMVGGTAILTPVFRALGSYEPVWSDAWIFVGSLLATYGMAKGWVEFWLIWVAVDIVGVPLLFSAGYYASGLMYVFYGAFTLLGFFVWMKEGRRPSAAPVTVG, encoded by the coding sequence GTGCAGATCGTGGACTGGCTGTTCGACGCGCAGATCGTCATCGGCGACCAGACGGTGCTCTGGCGCGAGGTCATCGGCAACGTCTTCGGCCTGCTGAGCGCCCTCGGCGGGATGCGGCGCAAGGTCTGGGCCTGGCCGGTCGGCCTCGTCGGCAACGCGCTGCTCTTCACCGTCTTCATGGGCGCGCTGTTCGACACCCCGAACCCCGTGAACCTGCTCGGCCAGGCCGGCCGCCAGATCATGTTCATCATCGTCAGCATCTACGGCTGGTACCGCTGGACGCACCGCCCCAGCGATGCGACAACGCTGATCTCGCCGCGCTGGGCCTCCTGGCGCACCCGCGGACTGCTGGTGCTCGGCATGGTCGGCGGCACCGCGATCCTCACCCCGGTGTTCCGCGCGCTCGGCTCCTACGAGCCCGTGTGGAGCGACGCCTGGATCTTCGTCGGCTCGCTGCTCGCCACCTACGGCATGGCCAAGGGCTGGGTCGAGTTCTGGCTGATCTGGGTCGCCGTCGACATCGTCGGCGTCCCGCTGCTCTTCTCGGCCGGCTACTACGCCTCCGGCCTGATGTACGTCTTCTACGGTGCCTTCACCCTGCTCGGCTTCTTCGTCTGGATGAAGGAGGGGCGCCGCCCGTCGGCCGCCCCGGTCACCGTCGGCTGA
- a CDS encoding LLM class flavin-dependent oxidoreductase: MTVPLSILDLAPIAPGETARDSFAASVALAQQAERSGYRRVWYAEHHNMASIASSATSVLIAHVASQTSTIRLGSGGVMLPNHSPLTIAEQFGTLETLHPGRIDLGLGRAPGSDQATFRALRREHDSSERFPQDVLELQGFLAGESRIPGVSATPGAGTRVPLYILGSSLFGAQLAAALGLPYAFASHFAPDALHQAVAEYRRGFRPSEQLDAPYVIAGVNAIAADSEEDAQEQFAQMKRARLMMLLRQSGQIPVDQQFSEEELDHLLTAPVGAHVASMTHYTGVGTGEQVADYVAEFARSAEADEVIVAHASLATPARLRSVALLAAHSLVAA, translated from the coding sequence ATGACCGTTCCCCTCTCGATCCTCGACCTCGCCCCCATCGCTCCCGGAGAGACCGCGCGCGACAGCTTCGCCGCCTCCGTCGCTCTGGCGCAGCAGGCCGAGCGGAGCGGGTACCGGCGGGTCTGGTACGCCGAGCACCACAACATGGCCTCGATCGCGTCGAGCGCCACCTCCGTGCTGATCGCGCACGTCGCCTCGCAGACCTCGACCATCCGCCTCGGCTCCGGCGGCGTCATGCTGCCCAACCACTCCCCGCTGACCATCGCGGAGCAGTTCGGCACCCTCGAGACCCTGCACCCGGGCCGCATCGACCTCGGCCTCGGCCGCGCCCCCGGCAGCGACCAGGCCACCTTCCGCGCCCTGCGCCGCGAGCACGACTCCTCCGAGCGCTTCCCGCAGGACGTCCTCGAGCTGCAGGGCTTCCTCGCCGGCGAGTCCCGCATCCCCGGCGTCAGCGCGACGCCCGGCGCCGGCACCCGCGTCCCCCTCTACATCCTCGGCTCGTCGCTCTTCGGCGCCCAGCTGGCCGCCGCCCTCGGTCTGCCGTACGCCTTCGCCTCGCACTTCGCGCCGGATGCGCTGCACCAGGCCGTCGCCGAGTACCGCCGCGGCTTCCGCCCCTCGGAGCAGCTCGACGCCCCCTACGTGATCGCCGGAGTGAACGCCATCGCCGCCGACAGCGAGGAGGACGCGCAGGAGCAGTTCGCGCAGATGAAGCGCGCGCGCCTGATGATGCTGCTGCGCCAGAGCGGCCAGATCCCCGTCGACCAGCAGTTCTCCGAGGAGGAGCTCGACCACCTGCTGACCGCCCCCGTCGGCGCGCACGTCGCGAGCATGACCCACTACACCGGCGTCGGCACCGGCGAGCAGGTCGCGGACTACGTGGCCGAGTTCGCGCGCTCGGCGGAGGCCGACGAGGTCATCGTCGCCCACGCCTCGCTCGCGACGCCCGCCCGCCTGCGCTCGGTCGCGCTGCTGGCGGCGCACTCGCTCGTCGCCGCGTAG
- a CDS encoding MetQ/NlpA family ABC transporter substrate-binding protein, producing MSTENHGPENPRSETGPEKSGPQNAGPEDLGFELKKKRRWPWIAGAAVVVVGVGAVVAVPLLSPAVSANEQEGATLYVATAEGNASEQALVDFVAEEVAPRYGITVAFKGLSDSNTINRAVSEGEVAATVYQHELWLGQVLEANPDFEEEAATPVFRWGFGLWSDKHGDVSEIPDGGTISLYSDPANEAQGLWLLQSAGLITLKEGTEPGTATQDDIASNPKNLQFTLLDFAAQSRALPDLDAAVGYTEYYLAADIPIEKQIFAPQAPDDFAGQLTIGSKYKDTANIEKLVAAFQDPAVQEFLATDETVKGILLPIEG from the coding sequence ATGTCCACTGAGAACCACGGCCCCGAGAACCCCCGCTCCGAGACCGGCCCCGAGAAGTCCGGCCCCCAGAACGCCGGCCCCGAGGACCTCGGCTTCGAGCTGAAGAAGAAGCGCCGCTGGCCCTGGATCGCCGGAGCCGCCGTCGTCGTGGTCGGCGTCGGAGCGGTCGTCGCCGTGCCGCTGCTCTCGCCCGCCGTCTCGGCGAACGAGCAGGAGGGCGCGACCCTCTACGTCGCGACGGCCGAGGGCAACGCCTCGGAGCAGGCCCTCGTCGACTTCGTGGCGGAGGAGGTGGCGCCGCGCTACGGCATCACGGTCGCCTTCAAGGGCCTCTCGGACAGCAACACGATCAACCGCGCCGTCAGCGAGGGCGAGGTCGCCGCGACGGTCTACCAGCACGAGCTCTGGCTCGGCCAGGTGCTCGAGGCCAACCCCGACTTCGAGGAGGAGGCGGCGACCCCCGTCTTCCGCTGGGGCTTCGGCCTGTGGAGCGACAAGCACGGCGACGTCTCCGAGATCCCCGACGGCGGCACGATCTCGCTCTACTCCGACCCGGCCAACGAGGCCCAGGGCCTCTGGCTGCTGCAGTCGGCCGGCCTGATCACGCTGAAGGAGGGCACGGAGCCCGGCACCGCGACCCAGGACGACATCGCCTCGAACCCGAAGAACCTGCAGTTCACGCTGCTCGACTTCGCCGCCCAGTCCCGCGCCCTGCCCGACCTCGACGCGGCCGTCGGCTACACCGAGTACTACCTCGCCGCCGACATCCCGATCGAGAAGCAGATCTTCGCGCCCCAGGCCCCCGATGACTTCGCCGGCCAGCTGACCATCGGCTCGAAGTACAAGGACACCGCCAACATCGAGAAGCTCGTCGCCGCCTTCCAGGACCCGGCCGTGCAGGAGTTCCTCGCCACCGACGAGACGGTGAAGGGCATCCTGCTGCCGATCGAGGGCTGA
- a CDS encoding methionine ABC transporter permease, which translates to MSALISSAALGPLHLDNKVPLADIPVLVLPALGETLIMVGIVMLVVVLVGIPLGAAVHNLAPGGLFENRAAHQSLSWIISIGRSLPFLILMASIMPFTRLLTGTNIGIAAAVVPMSIAGIAFFTRIVENAMRSVPLALTRVARASGASRLQVIRSAQLSEAVPQILGGLTINTIAMIEYSAIAGTIGAGGIGYVAVTYGYQRFDTTVMLATIVILVATVAVVQLTGDALVRATTPSASRSRRAPRVAVTV; encoded by the coding sequence ATGAGCGCGCTCATCTCCTCGGCGGCCCTCGGCCCGCTGCACCTCGACAACAAGGTCCCGCTCGCCGACATCCCCGTGCTCGTGCTCCCCGCGCTCGGCGAGACGCTGATCATGGTCGGCATCGTGATGCTGGTCGTCGTGCTCGTCGGCATCCCGCTCGGCGCCGCGGTGCACAACCTCGCTCCGGGCGGCCTGTTCGAGAACCGCGCCGCCCACCAGAGCCTCAGCTGGATCATCAGCATCGGCCGGTCGCTGCCGTTCCTCATCCTGATGGCCTCGATCATGCCGTTCACCCGGCTGCTCACCGGCACCAACATCGGCATCGCGGCGGCCGTCGTGCCGATGTCGATCGCCGGCATCGCCTTCTTCACCCGCATCGTCGAGAACGCGATGCGCAGCGTGCCGCTCGCGCTGACCCGGGTGGCCCGCGCCTCCGGAGCATCGCGGCTGCAGGTGATCCGCTCGGCGCAGCTCAGCGAGGCGGTGCCGCAGATCCTCGGCGGTCTGACGATCAACACCATCGCGATGATCGAGTACTCCGCCATCGCCGGCACGATCGGCGCGGGCGGCATCGGCTACGTCGCCGTCACCTACGGCTACCAGCGCTTCGATACCACCGTGATGCTCGCGACGATCGTCATCCTCGTCGCGACCGTCGCCGTCGTGCAGCTCACCGGCGACGCCCTGGTCCGCGCGACCACGCCGAGCGCCTCCCGGTCCCGGCGCGCCCCGCGCGTCGCGGTCACCGTCTAG